TGGCAGTAACTGGAAGGAGGGCtggagggggtgagggggggtgggtcctctgtgatcacaGAGTGGTTATACAGTTCAGAGAGGGTAGGTTGGGATGAACCGATTCTTTTAGAAGTATAGTGTGCTCCATCTCAAGTCTATCCTTTTTGTTTattgaaagtcttcattcaCAATGGTCCTTGTGAGTGCGGAAATATAATCAAAGATAATAACGTcctttagaaaaatgtaacAGAGCCTTTCTTATCTTACCTGGGGACAATATTCCCTCTCTTTGAATGCAATAATATTTTCTCTCCAGTCTTTGACTCAAAAGAAGGGCTTGTAGAGTGTCTATCTAATGCAACATTTTCACTTTTCCCCTTCACTTACTAACATCATATTTTCTGACaattccccccctccccctcctaaGTGCCCTTCCATTTTTGTTAATCAAAATATATTCAcacaatctcctcctcctctcaagCCGATCTGAGAGGCCGATTGGCAATTTCAGAGGAAGGGAGAGATGGACGCAGCCAATGTGAACGCTCCCTGCCGTTACCACGGTAACATTTCAACAAGGGGAGGGAGGGctgaaaggaggagggagaggagaggagagaggacagagaagatATGATCAAATGAGAACACTCTATTCTGTTTTGCTCATATATACAACTCACAGTTTGTTATTAGCAGACTCTACAGCTTCCATTTGTgttcaggcacacacacacgcatgcataaTATACCTGTACAtatgcacgtacacacacagacttacactTCACACAGTAACAAGCAGCATCTGTGCCTCGCTGATAACACAGCCTCATGGCAGTAAAAGCATATAAGAGGGAgctgttggctttttttttttcttttttttttttttttttacaatgcagCTAGCAGCAGGCCTAACTGTCTCCATCACACACCCCACTGACTTAAACAGCTCATCATCCACATCTCCTCTCGGCCCATTCTACAGATCTGTTTGGACTTAATAAAACTGTCAGACCACCAGCTGGGCCTGTTAAATAAGGACTGTGTAAGGGCGATGTCTGCTCTCTGAAGTTACTCAGTGCAACCGATCGttaagaaaaagacagagatgatTAAAACTTACAGCTAAATATGGAAAGTACAGAAGACTCACCAATAATGCCTTTACATGAATGATtgtgatagatagatagatgtgCATAGATGACAAGAATAGGGAGACATAGATTGTTGTtcaattcatttaaatgatatAAAATTGAACTGAATTGAGTTTAGAGTGTTATATTTCTCTGAACTGAACGTGTGTTCACTGAGAAGTCAGTCAGAGCAAACATTCACGATacagaaaggagaagaaaactCTGAAAAGTGCTTCACTTCAGTACAATTTTGTTGTACTTAAATGTAACTTGCACTACATTCCAGAGGGAATGTATTATGTATGATGATGTATTATTTTGCTCACTTAATATTACAGCTTTACAGTCACTTTTGCTTCTCTAACTTTTaagtttgcttttaaaagtAGGTAAGTCAgaaagctttatttttaaagcacttttcacagacacagttcacagagtgctttacatcaacacagaacataaagaaagagaaactgaacaaaGATAGCTCTCACACTGACATAATAACATCCTGCTATCACTATAATTggcacagtaaaacaaagatCAATCACAGAAGGTAGACTGGGTGGACATGTTTACCCGTAGGCCTGTCTAAACATTTATCTGATTTTTGAATGGGAAGAGTTCCAACAGCCATTAATAAAAATATGATGCTTTGCGTTTTAAGTAAACCAACTGGACAAATCTTCAGATTTTGCTTCACCTacatcagggatgggcaactttggtgacagcaagggccacattcatttaattctcactgccagagggccaaattaaacgattacagtcaattatgtctcaaatttaactcaacatataccagcgatcaaatattattatggacatatttcagatttcatcatgttttcttcatgtttccaattaattgatgtgtaaaaaatttACCTGAgtgccacgttgagggttgatgggggccgccagttgcccacccctgaccTACATTATAACATCTAAAGTTCATGTTTCATCCtcaacaaatgtgtttaaaaatccaATCAACAGGTGTCCAATCATTCTGCTCTTCTCTCATGTATGACAACTTTAagattttttgtacattctgcTGATATTACCTGAGTCTCTGctgtaaccatggttacacaTAAACACTGTGTGTAAGATGTTACAGTAAGATCTCTCTGAAGTCTGGATAAAAACAAAGGTTCAAATAAATTGTAAGGAGCTCCAGTCTGTGACATTCAGGGAAAGCAGAGCCCCTTGTGGCTTACCAAGGGAATGCAGTTTGCAGGCGTCAAAACAGACACCAGGGGGGCCTTCAAACCAACAAATaatcatgacatcactgtcATTTTAAGACGTCACTGTATACATTGCTTTAAAGGTACTTGTGTTAATATCAGCACTAGATCTAGCTGTGtatgttgttttattctcaACAGAACACAAATCTTTAACTAAACCTATTTGATCCATCCAAAATGGAGAATGAGGCAGAACTTttcaaatacaaagagagagattCAGCCTCCAGACAATCCAGCAGGGACAGCGATAAGACGTCTCTTGTGTGTTCTGAGATTCCCAACTGGCTCCTCTCTGACACCCTGGATCAGGCTGCTGCTAGGACTAGTGAGCTGATGCAGACCATCTCCAGGTGGGACTTGTCGGATGGGTGCTGGACTGGTTGGACACAAGAACACAAAACTCATGTAACAGGCAGGCAGACATATATATCCTTTAACATAATTTATTTTACCTCaacttaaaatattttaattatttgtttggCTCCAAAGATTAAGTAACCCAAATATTAGATCGGGtaatttagtttttctttcagataaAACCTCCAGTTTGTGTCGTTCAAAACTTTTGAGTAGGATTGGGAAAATTTTAATCCTAAAAATCTGGATTATCCTCAGAGGTGGGATTCAGGCTTGATTACAGGAAACATGGAATAGATATTATAAGGAggtcaaacaaagaaacattttttagttGATACTTAAGACTTTTTGTTGGTCATAAATGAATAACACTCGTACCAAGATACCAAACACAATGTGATGATTTGTTGGTCACACTGTGCACCTGAATGTATGTTTCTCTACagtgagagagaagatgagGTAGACTTTAGggttgtggaaaaaaataaggaTTTGTCACCATAAAGATTTCACCAAATAGCGTCAATGTCAAACATAACATATTTTACCAAGGCAATTAGTGTCTTTGAGTTAGTGTGGATGAACTATTAGATTTTtgtcaccactagatggcagtgtaCAATGGAATTAAATTGCCACACGGACCTTAAATGGTTGTTCTGGCCAACAGGTGAAGCAAACAGATACCGAATCATTGTTCACTCAAACAGAACATTAGTCATTTAttttgagttcagtttctgaggcAATATCTGGGCCAGGAATTTGCTCATTGCTCCATTATGTCCACCAAGTCACTGACTTTTGTCTGTTTAGTGTAAGAAAGGTACgcactgtttatttttcttaaaaagaaaTCAGCAGACTGtagctgctgaaaaaaaaaagaggcatcaAAAATGTTTGGGCACCAAAACAAAGATCTGAAGGATCCTAAAATGTTCTACAGAGCACTTGAAAGAACTGAGGTGTATTACAAATACAttacttccaaaaaaatgtgtgattgaTCTCCGAAATGCCCACAATCTTCTAggggaaaacataaaaaatgggAATATGCATCACTATATTCTGAGTTATACCCGCCTGTCGTGTattcaatgttttctttgttttgaaatgatttcatataaaacatcttttttttttttttaagcgtgCTGTAGCTACTGACAGACGCAGTGCAGTTACTCGCCAGCTAAAATATTGAAAACGAtaagtgatttattttatttaaaaaaaaaaagaatttaaagAAGTCTAAGATAGTCTAAGATAGTGTCGATGTTTTCAGGTAAACTTCAACAAGAACTGAAGTAATAGAGGGACGGTTACATGTGGTCaatcaaacacttaaaaagtcaaaagtaaaaGTTAACAAAGTTTATTACATGTTTATATACAAACAACCCTGCAAGGCACACCTTTGTTTAAATAAGAATAtacaataatgtgttttttttcttgaaaacaaacatggtttagttttgaaatatatattaatacaaGTCTGTTTAGTGACGAACACAGAGAGAAGGCCCCAAGTAGTAGAAGTTCAGTCAAatgagcaaaaagaaaaaagaaaaacacgtAATGATGTAAACAACTCTACATTGTTAACATGGTCAACTCAAATCTCAAAATGTTGGAACAATGGAGTACAAATAGACGACCTTTAGTTGAAGCCtgtttgtcctcagtgttgATCGATCTGATAAATACACTGTAACATAAGAAACGTGTTTGGATGATTTTGTAGCTCATTCTGACCGGCACTCTTTAAGCAAACTGTTGAAGCATGATTAGAAACAGCCTTTATCGATGTGATTTTAGAAACACAAGAGCTCttatttggattttattttaatcaagatgaaaaaaatatagcgttgatgttttaaagaaaaatgaacaccATTCTATACTGAGTCGGTTAAactaaaacatgattttttttaaaaagggcttTTATCACACGTCATCTTTGTTAGACATTATATCATGAGCACGCTTTAAaaagggagagacacagagacaactGAAAAGAGTTTTCACTTATAATAAAATAGATATGATTTAGCATTTGGTAGCTGATAGCTTCTTCAAATTCACATCAAAAGAATATTGTGTAGTTATACACTATGACGTTCAGACTATTGATCGCTCCCCATCATTCTGTCACTCCACTCAAGCTGCCttcatcaaaaacatgtttgtccaACATCCATCAGGACATTTGTGACATCACTTTTGTTATGACTGCTTACAAAGATTGAAAGATGAAAGGATGCTCGGGACAAAGGCCTGCTGTGACTCATGGAactaaacaaaactgaacaatgggggagaataaaaaaaacgtgAAATGACTGGGGTTTGACGCttggaaacattaaaatgcagGCGGTCATATTCACACAGTTCGCCATCATCAAGTGTCATGACCTACTCTTACACATTTCACAGATTTACAGATCTCTTAAATGGCTGCAGGCTGAGGCCATCTGTAAAAAAATCTTTCTAAACCTTTTTAACTACTAGTTAAGCTAAGTTCCAACAGCCTTGTAGTTTTCTCTTCATTCCCCTCTAAACAGCAGGAGATGTTGGATCAAAGATGACAACTTAAGAGAAAAGAAGGGGTTAGTCAGAGTCTGTTTCTGGGAGCACACCCTCTGATGTGGCAGAGtcttctgttctgtgtgtttttattgattattcCTATAGGTGATACTCTTTATGGTCCGCTGTCATCATGCCAGGAGGCCAAGTCGTTTGACTTTAGCAGACAGGAAAGAGTGGATGATAAAGACGATGGTCTTCGGGCAACAGTGAAGGTCCAGTtgctgagagaagagagagaagtggGAAGAAGAACacaagtcagaaaaaaatgttagaATTGTTTGAGCAAGAATTAAGTGTtagtggctcagttggtagagtcggtcatctctcaacgggaaggtcgagggttcggtccccagctcctgcagccacatgtccgatgtgtccttgggcaagacacttaaccccaactTGTTCCCACTGCTTTattggcagtgtatgaatgtgtatgaatgggattagttaatcgtgatggacactttacatagcagcctctaccatcagtgtgtgaatgtgtaggtgtgacctgcggtatcaaagcgctttgagtagtcagaagactagaaaaaaactatacaagctcaagtccatttaccatttacatactattacatattttttttaaactcctatGTCATGGTTCACATAAAGGTTCAGTCTTGACCTTGGAAATATTCAACATTACCAGCTTTAAGCCACATGTAACGGCCTTCATCAGCAAACAGAGTCCTCATGTATGATACAGCTCATTTCTTGAGTCAGATAAGAAATGTCAATCCAATGACAGGTAAGCAGGCTGCTACAGAGGAAGATCAAGAAATGTACTTTACCCTCTTGAAGGGAAATGCTGGTAAATGGACTGAGTTACAAAATATAAGTTTAAATAACTTAAATGGATtcattggtttttttttcaaattgtgtaaaaatgtaaccTGAAGTGTTTTTCTGGTGAAGcatgtttgtcttctttcatGAGGGATTTATAAAGTGCCGACAAAAACACTGTACCGTAAAcgttttatttctattttaagaGATACAATCGATCAATCAATTTGTTTGTTAATCTGTTTTAAAATTGAACAAAATATCAGATGCGTTATGATCGACATTTACCTTCAATTAAATTATCCATGAACATTTCCTTCAGATACATTTCCTTAAAAAGCTCTGAGTTATGACGGTTATAATTCTGCAACGTTATTAAAATACAACATCCTGGGAAAGTCCAACAGAAGAATAAGTTACTCACTATTTCAGCTTCGGGGCCTCCAAAGTCTAGGAACATCATGCGGACTCCATCGTCCGAGGACATTCGCAGGCGCTCGAAGGGCTGCTGGAGCAGAACACTTTTCCTGACCCCCATGTCCTCTGTGAACAGTGAGAAGCCTTCATCGATGTGCACTCCCAGGGTGCACTCCTTCCCATTCCAACTACATGCTGATTGGACAGAAGGAACGAAAAGGTTACATGGAGGCAGAGTACAGATTGTAATGTAATCACTGGTCGTTATCAGCGTAaaagttataataaaaaaaaacaactacatttGCTCCTGTTTCAATTTTGTTTTGAGACAATTAATGGCTGAATTCATTCATTGTGCAATAGAAGTATAAAGCCAAATAATGCTCTTTGTTCTGAAAAGAGATTGGCCCAAGTCTCAGTTAAATAGGACACTTGTTCTAATTCTGATACTATAATTAGAGCTTTtcagagtttggacagaaagttTGGCAACACCAAATACAACCAGCAGATGGCAATGTTACAACATCACATTGCTACACCGCACTGTAAGTGAACCAGTTTCTGTCTTGCCAAGGATGACTGAAGTTTTCAGGGGAAACTTGAGGACAAAAATGTTGAATCTAGATCatagaagtagaaaaaaaaaatacttcatgttCCTGAGAGCAGACACAGACTAATAGGACACCTCACATGTAGATCTACCTGAAACAAGCCTCTCAAGATTTTCCTGAAAACCTATTAAAACAAGCTTCCCTTCCTTCAAACAAATCATTGTAAAAGAAACAATCAATCATAAATCCTAATCCTGCTTTGTCAGACAGGGTGATATTATGCTGTAAGATGTTTGTCTCGGCAGAAAGTAATCTGCATTTTGTTCCCAGCTGCTAACTGTTTCATGGTTAAATAGATTTCAGGAATATTGATAGAAAATATTACAGTCTACCCACGAATACAATAGGCATTTTTCCCCACGATGTAAGCAGATTAGAATGAATAAGAATAGCCGTAAACGTTTATGATCAGGGAtgaagcaggttttttttttccaatgttaAACAGAATCAGAACTCCTGACTCTCCTCCTGGTCGTCACTTCATGCTCAAACTTCGTTGAGGTATGTCAGTCTAGTCTCAGAACCATTTAAAGTAACTTATGACATTAAGTGCAGCTTCATTCCACATGACTACACGGGTAGCTATTTACATTCAAATTGAATGGCTTGTAtgactgggggaaaaaaaggctgcaTTATCAATATTTCTTAAAGatttgagaaaatgtgtttaatgtttcatgACATGAtaggaaagaaaaaatgtgtgagagaaaatcaggacaaaaatagaaacaatgtaaaaacaaatgaagcagCAGACCAGATGCAGAAACATTCTAATTAAAATAAGACGTGAGGTTGTTTTTCGAGTTACGTGCTCATGTAAAAACTTCTTTTGTTATGGCTCCACCTACAGGTGAATGTGGGATTTTTCAAAGTTGGAGGAATTTACAACCCACACCCAGTTGTTGGGGAGTTTTTTGTTTGAAAGTTCTCATTACACCAACACATTTAGCAGAGGAAAGTAAGAAAGAAGTACAAGACGAAGAATTGAAACTAAGTAGAATACATGTTGGATGACtcttgcaacaacaacaaaaatcattcAACTCCTCCAAATCACAACAATTAATTCCCTTGCCTTTTGTAAGTCACTATTAAATACATGTCAATCAATTTCAGAGTGACAGCAGTAATGTGTGTGGGGTTGTAGTACAGTAGAGGGACTTCAATTTAACTCAAATTTAAATGATCGATTGTACCCTAAAGAAAAGGACATTTCATTCCTTCTCTCTAGATTATGACGGGGTTGTAAAGGTATTCTTTTAGATGTAttataacacatttaaacttAAGCACAGAACTGATATGCCTCTCACATTTTACTTTGGGTGAATTTATGAAAGCAGCACTGAGAACAATGAGATGATTCATTTGGAAGAGAGTGACCTCAGTGGGAGGGAAACCTTGAGCCTTGGTTGTTTCATTCTCTTCTCACTCAGGCACGGGCGAGCAACTTGAAGacaagtttaaaatgatttcaaacaCATATTTTCTGGTGATTCCTTATAGTTCAGAAAGATAAAAAAGGTTGAACTCATGGCTGACAATGAAGTAGAAACTTTAACAAATCAGTGTATCTGTACCTGTGGTGACCTCCTTGATGAGCTCAGCAGCATTATGGCAGCCCTCCACCAGCAGATGAGTCCAGGTGGACAGCTCCTTTGCAGAATCCACCCTAAACACATGTGTCTCCACGCCCTGCTTTGTGCCAGAACGCAGGCCAAACGAGAGGTCCGAGTCCAGGAGTGGAGAACTTTTTCCTGGGCCGGAGTGAACCAGTCTGAAAGAGAAATATGAGAACTGATAAGAGGGATGAGGATATGAAGGAGGGTAATTAAAACTACCTCAAAAGGATGTGTGAGAAGAGCAAagaaaggggggtggggggctgggGGGTCATGTTGGAGGTTTAGAGAGGAGAACAGTGAGACgtggagagaaagggggaggaaaaaaaacatgactcatAGGTTCTGGTTCCACTGATGTTTTCCAAATTATGTGCCAAAATGTCCAATTCTCCAGTTATGGAAAGAGTGAGCGTGTGTGCTTCGAcagggccaacacacacacacacacacacacacacacacacacacacacacacacacacacacacacacacacacacacacacacacacacacacacacacacacacacacacacacacacacacacacacacacacacacacacacacacacacacacacacacacacacacacacacacacacacacacacacacacacacacacacacacacacacacacacacacacacacacacacacacacacacacacacacatatatatgaaAGTCTGTTCACTGGAAAGTGGGCTGCTCAGGGTGGAGGAGAGAAGCTTCAGAAATGccaaatgtacagtatgtctttCATTATGAGAGTGAGGGGGGAGACATAGGACTCCAAAGTGTTTCCATTCTTAGCTCTTGATTTGGTGTAGGTGAATGTGTATGTATGGAagcatgtgtgcatgttaaCCTGGTAGCAATAAGCGGGTGACTCTTGGTGGGGCTGTTCAGGCTCTCTTTGCTTTCAGGCAGTGAAGGATACAGGAGCAGGTCTCTGTCAGTCAACACAGCCAGGACGGGTTTCTCTGGACCCTGGGTCACCTGTACACATGCACATTGGTAACAGACTTTAGAAATCATTCTAACTCGTTAATATGATACTCCATGATCATCATGATTATCATACACAGCACATGTATAACGCCCATGGACATCAAATTATTACAGCTACAATCTGGGATCAGGTTGGTACATGACCTCATGTTAATGTGATGTTGTGCATTAGTAACAAGGTATATAACGTTAAAAGTAATTTCGTGTGAATGAAACAGACTTTTAAATGTGGCAGGTTTGCGTTTCTGATGGTATATCTTTAACTTTTAGGTTTGTTGAAATGTTAATACTTTAAAGCGAAATGTCTTACTGTAAATAGATTTTTGAGTGAAATTTGACCTACACAATTTGCTGCACTTACCTTAGCTGTACTTTGTCCCATCTCAGGTAGTTGTGTAGCTTACTATGCAAAGAGTGTATTATTCTGACTTTGTTTGCTATCATGTAGCATTTAGTGACTTACTTAATGATGACACACAGGCATTGAAAGCATCAATGCAAGAAAGTCCTGTTATTTAAgccctttttatttatattatttatatctccagcaatgttttttttcattttccatggTAAGGTGCTCGCATGTTAACAAGAGAAACCCAGTGATTTGTAGGAACCGACCGATATGGTGCAGCACATATCAGAGTTAAAATTAGTCGATGCTGATAGCAACTTCATAtgctaatatcagccgatacTATTGGCTggtcgattaatcggtcgggctctagtgtTTTGTCTCTCCACACCTGTTGCAGTATTGATGTGGAGTGAATAGCTGAAAAGCTAGCCTACAAAGTGTGTCTACTTTCTACACAACACAGCACAGAGTTTGACCGACTACACACCCAAGAActtctttgtgtgcatgtgctttCTGTATTCCAGTGTTGCTGTgcacaatataaaaacaatacaaacaaacatcagtaCATAACTACATGAGAAACATAACCCTGCAGAGAAGGTCTAACAGCATGGaccatgtctgtctgtgtccttTCATACCTGCTCTGTAATCCATCCCAGATGTTTGACCTCCACGCCTGGCTGCAtgctcttcacctcctctctcactcgTGGTAGAAGGTTGGCAGCACCCGCCTGGATGGCATTGTACCAGGACTGGGCCATGGCTGGGTCCTTTGCCCGCAGGAACACAGAGTTCTTTCTGCTGGATGAAATCACCTCAAaatacctggcaggggagatgagaggagaagcGAGAAGAAAAGAAGGGCAGTTAGACAAATGAAAGATAAATGGCAAAGTGAGAAAAGCTTGAGGGTGGAGAGAGGAAGTTTCAGATGCTGACAAAGAGAATATGTGAGCAAGATGGTGTAAGAAGTCCCTTTTACATTATTCTCTGTAAGCCATTTTGTCATCTTCAGGTTTTTCAGAATCTTTATGATTCAGAAATGTATGAACTgcacatcaaataaaacagaaatgtaggcACTTTGAGGAAAAGAAGTACCTGTTTTCCGTGTCCGGGGGGCACTGTTTTCGTGACACCTGGCACATCTTCAGCGGGATGATGCGGGGCTCCTTCACGTCAGCGGACGAGAGCTCAGTGCCCCTCTGGGGTGTGGAGGGGGGAGACTCCCAGGGGAGGGTAGCGCCTGGGGACCCCGAGCTTTTAAAGAAGGCTGACATCTCCTTGATGTATTTCACTGAAGCAGAACGAGAAAgtgtgggagagaaagagaaaattagattgggggggggggcagacagaagaagtagaggaggaggagtaaaggacttTTGGATATACGGATGGAGCCTTTAGGTTCACAGAGGAGTTGAAAACTGTAGCAGCACTTAAGAACAGCTTTAAAGAGAATCTGCAAAATGTTCTCTGTCACCAAAGATTTCTCAGCAATCATACAGAGCTCATCATGCAAGATGAAAAAGGAGCTCAGTAACAGAGGCAGCAAAGGAAAAtcctttgaataaagtaaaCCCAGATAGAACAACTGActaaaatacaaataagaaaaagttctttcatttatttttatgattaaGAAACAGAAGATTATGTGAATTCCAGCCTCTGTAATCTGAGATTACTTGGAAACTCAAATTCTTCATTTGTAAAACTTTTTGCCATTTATAATTTAAATCAAAAGGTCAAATTTCACACTACCTATTCCAACTCTTATCCTTTACTTTCGCTCCATCTATCAGTTCTCCTCTGAGGATATATTAAGTGATAAATTGATTGTATTTGGTTCATTGTTGCAATAATCATTGGTCAATAGCGGTGCTTGTGTTGTCATGACAATACGAGTCAATTCAGTGAATGGGATCATCAGTGTTGAAAGTTCTGTACTCTCTCTGTATGATTGACAATAAAAAATTAGCGGCATCTGCAATTATCAAGAACAGAGGGTTAAGAGCCGAGTGAATATTCCAAAACACAACCTCGTAGAAATCTAACTATAAGTCAAGTTTGAccttttctgctttcttttagcGTTCACATTCTAAATGAGTTTAAACACGTGTTATACAGATCGATTTTTTGTTATGAAGTTTTCACAATGATAAGATAAACAAGTTCTTGACATTCTTCTTGGGATGTTACCTAAAATTATTTACAAAATCTTCATTGATACAAAATTGTTCCCTCTTAAGTTGAAACATCATTTTTAGTTCCATCATGTTGAGTATTACTAATTCACCCAATAATGACTCATTTTGAGGGATCTAATCTAGTGCTACCATGCTAATTTGTGTTAACACTTTGGCACATCTCTGCCTACATCCTTTTTCAAATGCACTGTTTTCAACTCACATACACCTACATACACATCTgcgcgcacacgcacgcacacgcatgcatgcacgcacgcaggcatgcacacatacacacagctccAGTCCAGCATGCTGTGGTCTGACATTGGCAGAGGTAGCCACTGCTGGAGTATAAATAGCCCAGAGGACATGGCAAGGCATGAGGCCGAAGGCTGAAGACAGAGCTCTGGTTTCACTGGGGATGTGTGAAGTGCTCTTCTTGCACAGTACACGAGGCGTGTAGCCAGAGGGCGAGTTTAAGAGTCACAGACGACACGACAAcaggagtgagagagggggcTTCCACCAGACCCAAATTAGAGCTCCGTGCTAGCCAGTCCGGCAGGCAGGCAGCCATACACTCATTTTGTTAAGACA
The Labrus mixtus chromosome 7, fLabMix1.1, whole genome shotgun sequence DNA segment above includes these coding regions:
- the snta1 gene encoding alpha-1-syntrophin; this translates as MAAAMKAQKTGLLELRVTVDRWIRVLATLTEDTLTVNPGEGTEEPAKPNPTPAGAINGDPPNLSSSPVPETITNVKRTVRVTKQDVGGLGISIKGGKENKMPILISKIFKGLAADQTEALYVGDAILSVNGYDLREATHDEAVQALKKTGKEVILEVKYIKEMSAFFKSSGSPGATLPWESPPSTPQRGTELSSADVKEPRIIPLKMCQVSRKQCPPDTENRYFEVISSSRKNSVFLRAKDPAMAQSWYNAIQAGAANLLPRVREEVKSMQPGVEVKHLGWITEQVTQGPEKPVLAVLTDRDLLLYPSLPESKESLNSPTKSHPLIATRLVHSGPGKSSPLLDSDLSFGLRSGTKQGVETHVFRVDSAKELSTWTHLLVEGCHNAAELIKEVTTACSWNGKECTLGVHIDEGFSLFTEDMGVRKSVLLQQPFERLRMSSDDGVRMMFLDFGGPEAEIQLDLHCCPKTIVFIIHSFLSAKVKRLGLLA